TTGTTCACCATTTTgaagtttgagctcggcctagaggcaattttgCAGAGGTTTTTCATCCCAATTTCATTGTCTAGTAAATTGTAACTTGTTATACTACATTttcataaacacccattgattttaacatttaatctaggatttttcatggtagaaattaggaattttggtagaaattgggaattttataaaattgagatttagacctcaaattgaggtcgaattttgaaaGAAATCACATAACCAGGCTCAGAGGTGAATGTGTGATTCGATTTAGGTCCGAATCTCAGTTTTTGACCAAGcaagctcggggttgactttttttccaaaatcattaaagattgaatctttttcactcgtgtgTAGATTTTAAAccctattttgaattatttgaattaCATTTGGCAAGATTTGAttggtctggaggtcaattctaaaggaaaagtcgCGGTTGTGCATTGATTTAGTTTCGGaatgaggtaagtattgtgtctaaccttgacttgagggaattagaaatTGTTGAagtatttgttatgtgaattatgtgggaaaATAGCGTATATAcatggtgacgagtgtatatgtgcCATCATGGGATTTAGCATACGGGATTGGGATATTTATTTCCATATCTTCCTTTATTCCATGCTATTTCTTATTGTATGCTTTAACTGTTACATATTTTTACTTGACATTTATGCAATACTTTCTACTTATTATTAATTACTACTTGCCTTAATTTGTTCATTCCTCACATGATTTCTGCTTATTTTCTACCAGTCTCTACTTACTTTAATTGTCATATGTTTTATCtgtctttattatttttatattgtttGATGTATTCTATTATGTCATTTCGCTTATGTGAGACATTTAAGTGTTCTGTACCGGTGAATTGGTAAAGGTTGAGATTCTGAGATGTTGGTCACTCCCCGTTAATTCCGCAGTTCTTTACtgttatgtatatttcacattaTTTGTGTTGATATATTGTAAATATTATTGTCGAGTTGTTTAGTTAGTGATTGGAAAATGTTTGGGGATCAGGTTACATGTCACAACGGTATTGTACTAAATTGAAATGATATGAAAGAATAAGGATGGGTTATGATGTgaacagatgatgatatggtgggattggaTTGTGTGCCGCAACATATTTGATATGCTGTATTGTATGTGTATGATATTGTATAGTTATTTTTGATATTGTAATAAGAGACTTGAGGCTTTGTTATTCTAGGGCTCTCTAGTAGTTGACTTTCAGATCCGTTTTCATGAGTTTATTGCTTTATTTATATTCCtgttttcctgttattattatttcatACATGTTATTTGTGAGTGACttgccatagcctcgtcactatttcatcgaggttaggctcgacacttacatggtacatggggtcggttgtactcatactatatttctgcacttcTTTTGCAGATACCGAAGTTGATCCTAGTTGCGCGTAGCAAGACTGCTCGTATTTAACTACATTTGGAGACTTGAGTTATAGCTGCATTGCATACGCAACggtgaagtccccttccattctATCTTTACTTCTTATGTAGTTTCAATTAGTTGTATTTTATTAAGACTTTATCTGTAGcactctagatgctcatgtattcgtgactccagATTCTGCGATATGTTTAGATTTCGTCATTTGGAACTTTATTATTCCATTTCAGGTTATTATAGTTAATTTTCATTAATGATTGATTTGAATTGTTAAGGTTAAGTAATTTAGCTAACGTCGACTTTCCTAGAAAgttaaatgttaggcgtcatcatagTTCCGAGGGtgggattctgggtcgtgacaagttagtatcagagcactaggtagccttggtctcacgattcatgagcaagcttagtagagtctggaggatcggtgttgatacccaattttgccctcatattttatgaaatattctatatacattcaaaatatcattttgcatcattacctAATTTACgagagtcatataagtatttttcataatttttaatgatttttaaagctttaaaattgattttcttgcatttaagttgctcaaatatttattaattatcctttcAAATTATTTCGTGATGAATTAATcatctaaatttattatttacacctacataattatatttattacattacttatgctaaaatagcatttttatatttttataatattatattattattttcaagcattctactgcataaataatattttattatttattaattacttttttataaattatttttaataatattcgTGTATTTAAAACCATGGCCAtatttttgagttgatttcggaTCCAATACACCAGCCCAGACCCTAAAAGCCTAGCCTAATAGCCCCAAGACCAAAACAAACAACCCTCTTAATCAACCCGGTCGATACCCACCTAAATGACCCGCCCCACTCTCTCCTTCTATCTCagccgttgatctcagagatcaaccgCCCACAAACCATCTCCCATCTTTAATTAACCCACCCCTAACCCTAACTTCCATTTTCCCTATGACGGCACCCCGAGACGCTCCCTATCCTTTTTCCCCCCTAAGAAACCGTAGCCGCCTCATCTCGTATCATTCTCCCATTTTGGCTAGACAATAAAAACTCCTTGTGATTCACCTTCCTTGTTTGTATTACCGCATCAGTATCTATGCGACAATGGTGTTatttagtacttgcctaaacttggCAAGTACCATCTGTTAGAAGCGGGCCCGTTCAACTTCAATTTCTAAGATCTGGATAATATCTCGTCCATATACATGGAAGAAGGGTTAATTCCACACATCAACAGACTAATTTTCAAACATtgaaccctaattagggtttgaATTCCGATTTTTCCCTTTACTGCaagtgatattttctttccttatttgtgcttaattgactGTTTCCAtgtttgttcgttcaatttctactactatataaatccCCTTCTATGTTCCCCTTCTAGGTCTCAAAGACTGTCACTTGACTACTGTTACTACCACtgttctctcactctcactcacTCTCACTCATTCTACATTATTATGAGACTTTGATTTTGGTCGGCTAAAAGCCAAGCCCAACGGAATTTGACCTTTTAACCTCTCTCAGTGTGAGTACTTTTCGGGGTTCATCTGAGACCCTTTGGAACCCTAAAACACTAAGAATTTTAGGGAATCTGTTGTTCTCTTTTCTACTGATAAACAAGTTGCTGCTGGCGTTTAGTTTTCTACCTTATTTGCTCTTTAGTTATGCAAACTGGTAGGTACTAAGACTTTCGCAACTTCATTCTCTTTTGCTTGTGTTCATGCTTTGTATGCTCATGTTATTTAGGCTTTTGTAAATCAATATATTATTGTTTGCCTCTGTTGGTATTCTTGTTTGCTTTGGAATTATTATGCGCCTTTGTGTTTTTCTAGCATCTGAACCTGTTTGAACTCTAAGCTTCAATGTATGCTCACTATATGCGTGTAACTTTAACGACCCTGACTATTATAATCACCTATTATTTGTTATGAGTCCCTTCTCATGCCTTCCCTTGGGTTCCTGTACTGAAACTCTTAAGAGATCATACCTTGCCCAAAACTTGCTTGAATGAACTTCTTCATGCCGAATCTTTTATGTGTAATCTATTGTTTCACTACAAACTGACCATGTTCACGTGAGCTCTCATGTTACAATATTTTCTAAATGTCCAGCCAAACATGTTTTTCTGTTATTTTTAATTCTGATGAATGCACTCCTCGACTTGTTAATCATGTACTCTTTAGCATTGCCTAAGACTTCTAGGGTACATTTCAATATTTAGCTTTTTCTCTTATGTGTAGTCAACTGGTATGAATCCTGATGTTGCCCTATTGAGCTAGAGTTGATATATGCTTTTAACTACCATGATCTCTTTAGGGACTTTATGTTATGATCAATGCTCTCCATGTTAAGTCTCATGTTCAACTAAGTGATATGTCTGCCAGACTATACCCACTAGCATGTTGTTATGCTgtcacattctcattaggctctCATGTTAAAGCTTCCATGCTAAGGCTGTATCTCACATGTTCTTGTCTTTGGCACTACTAGGTTCTCATGTTCAAACCCCTGCCTAAAATTTCTCTAAGATAGTCCTAGGCTAAGCTTTGTTTTGAAACTTGGTTTAACATAATCCTGTCACCCTTAGACTCTTTTTCTGGATTGATAAGCACGAACTTTCCTCATATGTGTCTTGTATGTTTCCCAACTTAAGCATGATCTTGCTTATATGCCCTGACTAGAATTTTAAGAGTAGTTCTGTTACCTGTGTGGCTAAATTTAGCATCCCTTAGCTTATTCATTGGAATCGTTTTGGCGTGGTATGTTGGGCCTGCCTTTGGTATTGAGGGTTCAAAAGTATATTGTCTGTACCTGGAGTTTGGGCATGCTGTTTTCGTGAAGTCCTAAGCATATTTAAAGGCCTATATGTAATAATGGGTTATTCTATATTTGTATTGGGCTTGTAATTATTTAAAACAATCTGTAATAGCTTGTAAAAATTGAATGATGGGAAAATTAGTAATAATGGGTAACAAGTATAATTTATTCTTGCATAAAAAGGTAGAGAACATGTCTATAGGGTCTATGTTCTAGGTTTGCTATTTTTGTTTAGCATGCTTCATTTCTGTACACCGATAGAAATTATATTTCTATGAATCACACACACTTCACTCAACCTGTCTAATACTCGTACACCACTCAAAGCATATTAGTTTAAGTGTTTGCTATACTTGTTTCCATGTCTATTATTGTGCACaattagacaacatgcctataggataaaATAACGTATGTTTTGTTaatgctcatctagataccatgtctatagggcttcaACTAATTAATTTATATATCATGACCATAGGATCTTAATCAACTAATCAATTACTTTGTTGCTTCGTTGTATCGCCACACTTAGATGACATGATTATAGGTATAAAGTATTATAAAAAATCATTTTCAATTATCAACccttagaaatcatgcctataggatactatTACTCGTCTTAGACAGCATGTCTATAAATCAAACGTGGTTAATCTTGGGATTTCTAACAGTCTTACCGCCTCACTGCACGAACAATAtagatgtcatgcctataggtttgtaaTACCTTTAATCTTCATATCCGTTAGCCTAAAGCAGCAATGATTCTTGTACAATACTGAAAATCAGAATCACCtacaaaccatgcctataggactcaatGACTATAATGCTTCTTAATCCTGAAACTGTATACCGTCTAATCTGCCGCGTGCATTTGCTGTTTATGTGTGGGGGTTAATTCGAGCATTTTATTGAATTTAGGTGAAGTCCTATATATTTTGAATGTgtgctagttttatcattttcaagcatcctaagtagagtctagaaccacctaatagtaggtccaaagcttcctcgaccataggcatgggacgggtaatgcacgcataggacacgacctagaattgaattagagtgcctttaagtaaataactttaacatagtaatcggtagcaagagatgatagactgtgcccgctgaataatatgagcaacccctaccttgaGGGAGTTGctatgtattatttatattgcacggggtgatcctttaggataAAAAACTTTGGACCCCCCTTCTTTTATATGTTTATTGTTTACACTTagtcataatatatatattaatcaGTTTGTACCTTGTAACCTCCAAAGACTTGTATTAATCACCTATATAGTTTGATTTTGCCCGATTTCCTTTACAGTTGTTCacaatagaacctttaaattccttCTCTTCCTTCACTTATATGATCACTTAGGAAAATTATAATCCGATAATCCCATATAGTTTAAACTTCggctgggacccacagttgtggacctcgaagagtgtctaacaccttctctttgaggtaatttgagcccttacccaatctttggtgacgTTATCTAGTGTAACAtatttatttgcaaataggtttcCTAACGCACctttaaaaatcgttaggtggcgactcgcCTCTTTAGATatccttttaaaagagttgtcacacgtcgaaacccgcttttgAGAGAAAACGGGACGCGATAGCatggtgactctgctggggatttacacttaggttcttaccataacgaagttgacttatgtggattatttgATGACATGCATATCCCTgcccttattttcctttatttgtttagATCGCTATGACATGTACATCTTTTCActtatttcccttatttgttcAAATTGCTATGGCATGAATATCCCCTCCCCTTATTTCCCTTTATTTTCTATGACATGCATATTCTCTCTCCGTTACTTCATCTTGTTTAAGACTGCTATATTATGTCTCTCCCATCCCTATATCCATATTTGCTTCATTTAATTATGTTCTCgcacattttcatgagttaaactgacttctctcttttgtctttccttttttttttttccgttcTCCTCTTCATCTTTACCATATTATTTACTAATTCTTTTTACGTACTTTCATCATGCAAATATCTGGCAACATAttactatttttgcataaagcatgctttcAACATCATACTTCACTCGTGCTTATTATCAATATACCGACGCTTGATGAGTATTCACACTTCCCTAAAAATACCCTTTTAaaccggaaaggcttatttgtgacagactagtcgatcagcggtgcactcgatggtcccgtgcctttccctctcaagttgtccacttgagagtactagtctagacctttctagaaaccacactgtgatttgaaatgtacatgcatcatgctaaacctagtacggattGAGACGTCATTGTCGTATAAACCCGCTtagatgaaccttgtccaaattccaatgggatttccataatcccaaaggacaccATCCTATTATGtacattacttggagaaaacatgccATCATGTTGATCAATATTGCATAAatagtcaaatctggagggggaaagggctaacttttatttgtttgcagaaaatgaagcacgaaatccctacgttcggtatggtccagaatatcccgccTCTACTAATTGAATGGTGGAGTGACCTTGCACCCTGTGATAGAAATTATGTGAGGAGGGTATTGGGTAACCTGCAATCTTTGCTGAATATTCAACCAAACATGGAACTGATCGAGGCTGCTACCATGTAATGGGATGAGAAGAGAGTTTTCTTCCGATTTGGCAatgtagaaatgactcctctcctggaAGAAATAGAGGGGTTTGCCAAGTTACCATGGGGTAGTCCAGGACTATTGGTGCCAGAAAATTGCACTCCACGCGGGTttttgaaaatgttgggttttaagaagaacgaTGAACTGGTCTGCTTGAAGAAATCATATATACCATTTGAATTTCTCTgtgagcgttatgggcatagcaaattATATCACCTTCATCGTGAGGAGTTAGTCATTACCTCTTTGGGATAGCTGCACCACCGGGTATATGTCTTCATATTTTGTTTCTTAGGTTTGTTGATCTTTCCAATGCAAAGgggaaggattcatactcgcttacTATGGTCGCCTTGACCTTATTGGAGGGTATCGAGGGGAATAAGTACACTATCATCCTGATGATCTTAACTGAGATGTACcgtgctctagatcggtgcaagtaTGGTTTCGAGCACTTCGAGGGTTGTAATCTCTTTCAACAAGTTTAgctgctggaacactttcagaggggtgaTTATCGCCAAGAGCTGCTACAAAAgccactgaatgactacatagctagTCATCATCCGAAGAAGATGTCATTCATTCTagacaggtttgcaaagcctgaAAATGTTGTAAGCTGGGTGggtttcttcagcaatctaacaaacgagcaagtgcattggatgtttgaatggtttcttaacagtgagttcatcatcagatccaaaggaactACTCATTTAGTACTGATCGGGTTGTGAGGCATCTACCCTTACGTTCCTATAAGGTTAATGAGGCAAGCTAGgaggaaacaagtcatacctcgtgTTACCAACATGGTTCAATATAAAGCAAATTTTAAAGGAGATGTCATCCTATTCAAGCTTGAAGCCCAACACATGTGGGACCAAAATATCATCGTGGAAGGAGACactattgagccagacaggtatcacagCAGTTATATGTACAACTATCTCTCATGGTTGGAGGACGACATAGCCGGGGACCTCAAACTGAGGGTAAATCTGAAGGATAAGATCATAGATGAGGTGGCTGAGGTGCATGTAAAGTATAAGAGTCTACGCAAAAGAGTGTTTGAATCTGAAGCTAAGCATCTAGAAGATCATACGGTGGATTTAGAGGCGATCAgagaatggaaggagattgcaaATAAGTCGATAGAGAGGTTGGATCCAGATGAAGGAGGGAAATTATCCATGGCATATTTGATACTCAACATGCGCAATCTGGGAAAcgtgattgatggggtcaagaaAGCCAAGCATGGAGAAAGTCCCTCAGGGAGCAAGTAGGCTAGGAAATAATATTCTTTACTTCTTTCTAGATTAGATTAGATTTCaatgtaataaggctaaatgccattaaTGACTTTCTAATTATTATTTTTGATTTAGTGAAGATttatttggcttattttcagaTTAACGGAATGAGGCAAATGTTGGCataaattttctccaagtctatgtgtcgcttaggcctaccttaGGCACAATGAgatccccaaattaggacgcgaattattgcataaCCTTATGTGATACAtgcttaaatattgcaaacatTCTTTTACTTcgtcttactgacttggttactttttactctttctttcttttgattactcCTATTCCCAAAGATTGGTTCGCGCATTCTGGCATCATCAGCTTACCACACCAGATCCAGAGGTCTTCCActcctccacctagcgacccgAAAAGCAAAGGCAAAGGCAAAGGAAAGATGGATGATCTAAGTGGTAAGCAGAACCATGGCAGAGAATGTTGAAATCTCGGATGGGAGAAGTACGCCAGGAACGAATGAGTTGGTCCTACGTTTGGAACAAAAAATCTTGGAGCTGCAGGGTGAGCTTGAGCAGGTACGAAATCtggcaaacctctcccttacTCTAAATGTTCCTAACATCAACTAGCAAAACATAACCACTCAGAACCAAACACCACCGCAAAAcacccaaaaccaaaatccacTACCCATAGCTACACAAAATCCTCCCCTAACGCACCAGTATCACAATCCCGCACCTCCTCAAAACCTTAACCCATCACTGATGCAAACCCTTCAACAACACAACCATCACCTGACCCAGTATCCACAAACCAATCACACTTCTCAAAACGCACCATAACTCACCCCTGATCCCCCTCGAACTGCAGTAAATGATCACCCATATACCTATGTTCCAGGAACTCATTAAAGCAACCCAATATACATGcaaaccttaccccacacccaCCAACAACCCCAATTCACACCTGAGCCAACCGAGAAGGACTTGCACATTCAAAACATCgcagaagaactcaagaaactgACAAGAAGAGTCCagagtgttgaaggtgggaaAGATGTTGAAAGTTTAAATTACGAAGACTTGTGTATCCAGTCAGAAGTAAAACtaccggagggttacaaacctcccaggTTTGAGACGTTTGATGGCACTGGTAATCCTAAGGTACATTTGAGAACCTATTGCAACAAGCTTGTGggagtgggtaagaatgaacaaattcGCCTAAAACTGTTCATGCAAAATCTTACAGGAGACGCGTTATCTTGGTACATCAACCAGAATTTGAAGAAGTGGGCGAATTGGGTGAGCATGGAATCAGATTTCATGGAAAGATTCAGGTTCAATATAGAGAACGCGCCAGACAGTTTTCGTATccagaacctcaagaagaagctgaCAGAAACCttctgcgagtatgctactcgttagAGATCAGAGGCCACCAAGGTGAGACCGCCAATTGATGAAGAataaatgaacaagttctttgttagagctcagGATCTGTAGTATTATAAAAGGTTGATGGTTATAGAGAATCACATgttctcagacatcatcaagttaggagaaagtaTAGAATAAGGATTCAAGAGCGGGATGGTAAATAATTTTGAGGCACTACAAGCCACAAACAAAGCCTTGCAATCAGGAGGTAtctcgaagaagaaagaaatgggtgtcgtgatggtagcccaaggccctaagtctccccttacataccaaatacctccacccacataccaaCCCTCAtctccaaaataccaataccctgacACCACCTACTATACATATAATAcccaacctgcatattaccatgCACCTTcacccgcccgccaaaactacccaaagccacgaCCAAACTTTGACCGTAGAGCTCCCagataatacaccccaattgctgaacccatagcccaacaATATGAGAGACTAAAGGCCGCTGGTTAGGTCACTCCCATTCCTACTGTTGCTATTGAGAACCCTTCCAAGAGGGTTaaccccaacaaaacatgtgcctatcactcaggcatgaagggttaTACTATTGAGGAATGTCACATGTTGAAGGACATGATTTAGACGCTGATCGACACCAAGGTTATACAAGTAAAGGAAGGCACACCAAATGTCTATAATAACCCTCTCCCGGATCATATGGGagagggagtgaatgtgatagaaaccGATGAGGTATGAGATCAGGAGGGATCCATCAGACTTGTTCGAGGGGGatgctcctaaaacatctcctGTCACCCTCTCGCCGATTGTGGTGCAATCCCAGACACCGTTTGAGGTTGAGGTAGCTACGcctttcactgtgatggtagctccaaCATCATCTTATAAGTATGATGCCATCCCATGGGATTATATTGCAGAggcaagaagaaaaggaaaagccaaGATGGAAGAGACATATGCCGCGCAAGGTATGGCcagaactggcagagtttatacacctaaaaatcttggaggaacaagcaaagaaactaTATCTAAGCCACATGTCGTTGAGACATGCATTGACGATATTTGGAGGAAGGTATAGGAAAAGGAGTACTTTGTTGTTGATCACCTGAACAAGACTCtcgctcagatatccatcttgtcGTTATTGCAAAATTCAGATGCGtacaagaatgccttgatgaaagtattaagtgaagcttatgtgccCGCCATTATCACTAGTGGGTAGATGTCTAACAAGGTAGGACAGGTACTGGAGAGTCAAAAAATTACTTTTCACGAAGATGAGCTACCGCCAGAAGGGGTTGAGTCATAACAAAGCATTGAACTTCGCTGTGTAATTagaagacaagttcattgccagggtcctgatagatagaGGTTCAAGCCTGGACATATGCCCGTTGACTACTTTGAAAAGACTGGAAAAGGCTTGCATGAGATATGGGTGGGAAGCATAAATGTGAAAGCATTCGATGGATCTCAGAGATGCTCTATTGGAGAAATCAGCCTTGATCTACAGATGGGCccgacctggtttgatgttgaattccaAGTGGTAGACATATTTGCCACCTACAACTTGTTGATGTTGAATTGCATGGATACATGCAGCTGGGGCAATCACTTCTACTCTACACCAGGCTATGAAATTCAAGTGGAATCATTAAGAGGTGATTATTCATGGAGATGGAAGcaaccctatctacaccaacCTGACTGTGCCAGCCATCAAAAATAAGAGGAAATTGGGAGGAGAAACATACAACTGCATTGAGCAAGTAAATGCAATTAAGAAGGATCGATGGTagagcaacaagatagaaagcatactaaTGTGGTTGGGATATGAACCAAGCAAGGGTCTTGGCCGAAAATACCACAATATCATGGCACAACCTTTGGGCTCGAGTATGAATATACTGTGCAAGAATACCTGGATTAGACACACCGTGGCGTACCGATTAATACCCGTTAGAACAACCCATACCACCGCTGCACTAGACATTCCGCCAGACTGATGTAATTtggggatctgaggaagatgagGTTTTAGCCGGCATGAGGAAACCTTTCTTGGAAGAGGAAAATATGGATTGCGGTGCAATTTTAGA
This region of Nicotiana tomentosiformis chromosome 4, ASM39032v3, whole genome shotgun sequence genomic DNA includes:
- the LOC117275402 gene encoding uncharacterized protein, coding for MAENVEISDGRSTPGTNELVLRLEQKILELQGELEQSEVKLPEGYKPPRFETFDGTGNPKVHLRTYCNKLVGVGKNEQIRLKLFMQNLTGDALSWYINQNLKKWANWVSMESDFMERFRFNIENAPDSFRIQNLKKKLTETFCEYATR